One window of the Alligator mississippiensis isolate rAllMis1 chromosome 5, rAllMis1, whole genome shotgun sequence genome contains the following:
- the LOC102565843 gene encoding interferon-induced protein 44-like isoform X2 yields MSAVKTRLTKDEEKELKYLLGSSHLTLLYKGSVHGFTAAEFHAKCDNQGPTVTVAYNGSGFIFGGFTSQSYVSAQMCLTDKNAFLFRLRRKEGVVTSQTFVCQFAANAVYVSQNNGPNFGNCFQITLGGNSASSVTINANQNYIATAEELTGNDLMLLECEVYRVEDYNDFLESPWRKVTWTAGERNKIMEEIRSYKPYLNPVSQVRILFVGPIGVGKSSFFNSVNSVFRGYVTGQAITGSDNTSVTTQYRMYPVKDGRDGKTLPVIFCDTMGLEEKLGFGLEIDEITNLIKGHIPDRYQFNSAVSICPDSLGYIKSPALKDQIHCVVFVIDGCKIEILSEALEQKLKQLRRKVNQLGVPQMVCMTKVDELCPALEDHLAYVYQSKAVVEQMSIHVQKRCSVMLHNYRDPADCSFSCICVPTLQNVSKGTSTKEEEVNEAFFKHMTNISKTSEMVLMGDFNFLDICWKNSAAKCKMSSQFLTCVEDNYLFQKVEDVTRGSSIFWILS; encoded by the exons ATGAGTGCTGTCAAAACCAGATTAACAAAAGATGAAGAAAAGGAACTGAAATATCTTTTGGGAAGCAGTCACTTGACACTTCTCTACAAGGGAAGTGTCCATGGTTTTACTGCTGCTGAATTTCATGCCAAGTGTGATAATCAAGGACCAACTGTAACAGTAGCATATAATGGAAGTGGTTTTATTTTTGGAGGCTTTACAAGTCAGAGCTATGTTTCAGCTCAGATGTGCCTAACTGATAAGAACGCTTTTCTCTTTAGACTAAGAAGGAAAGAGGGTGTGGTCACCTCTCAAACATTTGTGTGTCAATTTGCAGCTAATGCTGTATATGTCAGTCAAAACAATGGCCCTAATTTTGGAAATTGCTTTCAAATCACTCTGGGTGGTAATAGTGCATCATCAGTAACAATAAATGCTAACCAGAACTACATAGCCACTGCTGAGGAGTTGACTGGAAATGATTTAATGCTTTTGGAATGTGAAGTTTATAGAGTTGAAG ATTATAATGATTTCCTAGAATCTCCGTGGAGGAAGGTGACTTGGACAGCTGG GGAGAGAAATAAAATCATGGAGGAAATCAGATCTTATAAGCCATATCTAAATCCAGTCTCTCAGGTTCGAATTCTATTTGTTGGTCCAATTGGAGTTGGGAAGTCCAGTTTTTTCAACTCCGTGAATTCAGTTTTCCGAGGCTATGTGACAGGCCAAGCAATAACAGGGTCTGATAATACAAGTGTGACAACACAG TATCGGATGTATCCAGTTAAAGATGGAAGAGATGGCAAGACTCTCCCTGTTATCTTCTGTGACACAATGGGACTGGAAGAAAAATTAGGATTTGGTTTAGAAATTGATGAAATAACTAACTTAATAAAGGGCCATATTCCTGATAGGTACCAG TTTAATTCAGCCGTCTCCATTTGCCCAGATTCTCTAGGCTACATAAAAAGTCCTGCTCTGAAGGATCAAATTCACTGTGTTGTATTTGTTATTGATGGGTGCAAAATAGAGATCCTCTCGGAGGCACTGGAACAGAAGCTGAAACAACTTCGAAGGAAAGTGAATCAACTTG GAGTGCCACAGATGGTTTGTATGACTAAAGTGGATGAACTTTGTCCTGCTCTTGAAGACCACCTTGCATATGTGTATCAAAGTAAAGCTGTTGTGGAACAG atgtctatacatgtgcagaaAAGGTGCTCTGTCATGCTGCATAATTACCGCGATCCAGCAGACTGCAGCTTCAGCTGTATTTGTGTCCCCACACTACAAAATGTCAGCAAGGGCACTTCAACTAAGGAAGAGGAGGTGAATGAGGCATTTTTCAAGCACATGACAAATATATCCAAAACCAGtgagatggtactgatgggagacttcaattttctagacatctgctggaagaacagtgCAGCCAAATgtaaaatgtcaagccagttcctaacttgtgtggaggacaactaTCTGTTCCAGAAGGTTGAAGATGTAACTAGAGGATCATCTATTttttggatcttgtcctga
- the LOC102565843 gene encoding interferon-induced protein 44-like isoform X1, with product MSAVKTRLTKDEEKELKYLLGSSHLTLLYKGSVHGFTAAEFHAKCDNQGPTVTVAYNGSGFIFGGFTSQSYVSAQMCLTDKNAFLFRLRRKEGVVTSQTFVCQFAANAVYVSQNNGPNFGNCFQITLGGNSASSVTINANQNYIATAEELTGNDLMLLECEVYRVEDYNDFLESPWRKVTWTAGERNKIMEEIRSYKPYLNPVSQVRILFVGPIGVGKSSFFNSVNSVFRGYVTGQAITGSDNTSVTTQYRMYPVKDGRDGKTLPVIFCDTMGLEEKLGFGLEIDEITNLIKGHIPDRYQIFSLQFNSAVSICPDSLGYIKSPALKDQIHCVVFVIDGCKIEILSEALEQKLKQLRRKVNQLGVPQMVCMTKVDELCPALEDHLAYVYQSKAVVEQMSIHVQKRCSVMLHNYRDPADCSFSCICVPTLQNVSKGTSTKEEEVNEAFFKHMTNISKTSEMVLMGDFNFLDICWKNSAAKCKMSSQFLTCVEDNYLFQKVEDVTRGSSIFWILS from the exons ATGAGTGCTGTCAAAACCAGATTAACAAAAGATGAAGAAAAGGAACTGAAATATCTTTTGGGAAGCAGTCACTTGACACTTCTCTACAAGGGAAGTGTCCATGGTTTTACTGCTGCTGAATTTCATGCCAAGTGTGATAATCAAGGACCAACTGTAACAGTAGCATATAATGGAAGTGGTTTTATTTTTGGAGGCTTTACAAGTCAGAGCTATGTTTCAGCTCAGATGTGCCTAACTGATAAGAACGCTTTTCTCTTTAGACTAAGAAGGAAAGAGGGTGTGGTCACCTCTCAAACATTTGTGTGTCAATTTGCAGCTAATGCTGTATATGTCAGTCAAAACAATGGCCCTAATTTTGGAAATTGCTTTCAAATCACTCTGGGTGGTAATAGTGCATCATCAGTAACAATAAATGCTAACCAGAACTACATAGCCACTGCTGAGGAGTTGACTGGAAATGATTTAATGCTTTTGGAATGTGAAGTTTATAGAGTTGAAG ATTATAATGATTTCCTAGAATCTCCGTGGAGGAAGGTGACTTGGACAGCTGG GGAGAGAAATAAAATCATGGAGGAAATCAGATCTTATAAGCCATATCTAAATCCAGTCTCTCAGGTTCGAATTCTATTTGTTGGTCCAATTGGAGTTGGGAAGTCCAGTTTTTTCAACTCCGTGAATTCAGTTTTCCGAGGCTATGTGACAGGCCAAGCAATAACAGGGTCTGATAATACAAGTGTGACAACACAG TATCGGATGTATCCAGTTAAAGATGGAAGAGATGGCAAGACTCTCCCTGTTATCTTCTGTGACACAATGGGACTGGAAGAAAAATTAGGATTTGGTTTAGAAATTGATGAAATAACTAACTTAATAAAGGGCCATATTCCTGATAGGTACCAG ATATTTTCTTTGCAGTTTAATTCAGCCGTCTCCATTTGCCCAGATTCTCTAGGCTACATAAAAAGTCCTGCTCTGAAGGATCAAATTCACTGTGTTGTATTTGTTATTGATGGGTGCAAAATAGAGATCCTCTCGGAGGCACTGGAACAGAAGCTGAAACAACTTCGAAGGAAAGTGAATCAACTTG GAGTGCCACAGATGGTTTGTATGACTAAAGTGGATGAACTTTGTCCTGCTCTTGAAGACCACCTTGCATATGTGTATCAAAGTAAAGCTGTTGTGGAACAG atgtctatacatgtgcagaaAAGGTGCTCTGTCATGCTGCATAATTACCGCGATCCAGCAGACTGCAGCTTCAGCTGTATTTGTGTCCCCACACTACAAAATGTCAGCAAGGGCACTTCAACTAAGGAAGAGGAGGTGAATGAGGCATTTTTCAAGCACATGACAAATATATCCAAAACCAGtgagatggtactgatgggagacttcaattttctagacatctgctggaagaacagtgCAGCCAAATgtaaaatgtcaagccagttcctaacttgtgtggaggacaactaTCTGTTCCAGAAGGTTGAAGATGTAACTAGAGGATCATCTATTttttggatcttgtcctga
- the LOC102565843 gene encoding interferon-induced protein 44-like isoform X3, whose product MSAVKTRLTKDEEKELKYLLGSSHLTLLYKGSVHGFTAAEFHAKCDNQGPTVTVAYNGSGFIFGGFTSQSYVSAQMCLTDKNAFLFRLRRKEGVVTSQTFVCQFAANAVYVSQNNGPNFGNCFQITLGGNSASSVTINANQNYIATAEELTGNDLMLLECEVYRVEDYNDFLESPWRKVTWTAGERNKIMEEIRSYKPYLNPVSQVRILFVGPIGVGKSSFFNSVNSVFRGYVTGQAITGSDNTSVTTQYRMYPVKDGRDGKTLPVIFCDTMGLEEKLGFGLEIDEITNLIKGHIPDRYQIFSLQFNSAVSICPDSLGYIKSPALKDQIHCVVFVIDGCKIEILSEALEQKLKQLRRKVNQLGVPQMVCMTKVDELCPALEDHLAYVYQSKAVVEQMRITSERLGIPLSQIVPVKNYCSELELTCNVDILILSALRQMIRLADSYLDNFTFEEPKKTSQRD is encoded by the exons ATGAGTGCTGTCAAAACCAGATTAACAAAAGATGAAGAAAAGGAACTGAAATATCTTTTGGGAAGCAGTCACTTGACACTTCTCTACAAGGGAAGTGTCCATGGTTTTACTGCTGCTGAATTTCATGCCAAGTGTGATAATCAAGGACCAACTGTAACAGTAGCATATAATGGAAGTGGTTTTATTTTTGGAGGCTTTACAAGTCAGAGCTATGTTTCAGCTCAGATGTGCCTAACTGATAAGAACGCTTTTCTCTTTAGACTAAGAAGGAAAGAGGGTGTGGTCACCTCTCAAACATTTGTGTGTCAATTTGCAGCTAATGCTGTATATGTCAGTCAAAACAATGGCCCTAATTTTGGAAATTGCTTTCAAATCACTCTGGGTGGTAATAGTGCATCATCAGTAACAATAAATGCTAACCAGAACTACATAGCCACTGCTGAGGAGTTGACTGGAAATGATTTAATGCTTTTGGAATGTGAAGTTTATAGAGTTGAAG ATTATAATGATTTCCTAGAATCTCCGTGGAGGAAGGTGACTTGGACAGCTGG GGAGAGAAATAAAATCATGGAGGAAATCAGATCTTATAAGCCATATCTAAATCCAGTCTCTCAGGTTCGAATTCTATTTGTTGGTCCAATTGGAGTTGGGAAGTCCAGTTTTTTCAACTCCGTGAATTCAGTTTTCCGAGGCTATGTGACAGGCCAAGCAATAACAGGGTCTGATAATACAAGTGTGACAACACAG TATCGGATGTATCCAGTTAAAGATGGAAGAGATGGCAAGACTCTCCCTGTTATCTTCTGTGACACAATGGGACTGGAAGAAAAATTAGGATTTGGTTTAGAAATTGATGAAATAACTAACTTAATAAAGGGCCATATTCCTGATAGGTACCAG ATATTTTCTTTGCAGTTTAATTCAGCCGTCTCCATTTGCCCAGATTCTCTAGGCTACATAAAAAGTCCTGCTCTGAAGGATCAAATTCACTGTGTTGTATTTGTTATTGATGGGTGCAAAATAGAGATCCTCTCGGAGGCACTGGAACAGAAGCTGAAACAACTTCGAAGGAAAGTGAATCAACTTG GAGTGCCACAGATGGTTTGTATGACTAAAGTGGATGAACTTTGTCCTGCTCTTGAAGACCACCTTGCATATGTGTATCAAAGTAAAGCTGTTGTGGAACAG ATGCGGATAACTTCAGAGAGACTTGGAATCCCTCTTTCTCAGATTGTACCTGTTAAGAATTACTGCTCAGAGTTGGAGCTGACGTGCAATGTTGATATCCTGATACTTTCTGCATTAAGGCAGATGATACGTTTAGCAGACAGCTATCTTGACAACTTCACTTTTGAGGAGCCAAAGAAGACGAGCCAGCGTGATTAG